In a single window of the Saccharothrix australiensis genome:
- a CDS encoding Imm10 family immunity protein: MVEFTARSFGFEEDEDDEVLEVGVAESADGGGVVLLIQRATYDPDEQDVNLGLDSYCLVSDGRTHYGGVVRAARVGEELQLDMSSEAADTLDLDARVRIRLDGPEEQVEVFFRGLRTVLDWGRSADRPEMVGF, translated from the coding sequence ATGGTTGAGTTCACCGCGCGGTCGTTCGGGTTTGAAGAGGACGAAGACGACGAGGTTCTCGAAGTCGGTGTGGCGGAGTCGGCGGACGGTGGTGGGGTCGTCCTCCTGATTCAGCGCGCCACTTATGACCCGGACGAGCAGGACGTGAACCTGGGTCTCGACTCCTATTGCCTGGTGAGTGACGGGAGGACGCATTACGGCGGAGTGGTGCGAGCGGCGCGGGTCGGGGAGGAGTTGCAGCTGGACATGTCGTCGGAGGCTGCCGACACGCTTGACCTGGATGCGCGGGTACGTATTCGGCTCGACGGGCCCGAGGAGCAGGTGGAGGTGTTCTTCCGAGGGCTCAGGACGGTTCTCGACTGGGGGCGGAGTGCTGACCGGCCGGAAATGGTGGGTTTCTGA
- a CDS encoding GNAT family N-acetyltransferase, producing the protein MVAEANGDLAGFVIGFLSPSQPDEAHIHFTGIAPRWRRTGLAQDLYERFFTTAREHGRTTVRALTSPQNTTSIRFHESMGFTSSEPIKDYDGPTLDRVTFVRHLDPA; encoded by the coding sequence CTGGTCGCGGAGGCCAACGGGGACCTGGCCGGTTTCGTGATCGGGTTCCTGTCCCCGTCCCAGCCCGACGAGGCGCACATCCACTTCACCGGCATCGCGCCGAGGTGGCGGCGGACCGGGCTCGCCCAGGACCTGTACGAGCGGTTCTTCACCACGGCCCGCGAACACGGCCGCACCACGGTTCGGGCGCTCACCTCGCCGCAGAACACGACCTCGATCAGGTTTCACGAGTCGATGGGGTTCACCAGCTCCGAGCCGATCAAGGACTACGACGGCCCCACCCTCGACCGGGTGACCTTCGTCCGACACCTCGACCCCGCTTAG
- a CDS encoding HNH endonuclease, which produces MDHIEPEVRGGHGGAHNGAVACRRCNRRKSAELLEGWDDELREHLEPRRRRVSGGR; this is translated from the coding sequence ATCGACCACATCGAGCCGGAGGTCAGGGGTGGGCACGGCGGCGCGCACAATGGAGCGGTGGCCTGCCGTCGATGCAACAGGCGGAAGTCCGCCGAGCTGCTGGAGGGTTGGGACGATGAGCTCAGGGAGCACCTCGAACCCCGGCGACGCCGGGTCAGTGGCGGAAGGTGA
- a CDS encoding DUF4265 domain-containing protein — protein MSSGSTSNPGDAGSVAEGEPERLYKIAFDLPDATVAWARASVERLWAGKTLVKLEVQIRNTPFYVKGIAFGDVVRVRADHERREFVFEEFVSESGHSTVRIILKEDDAEEMADALLRSFGCSWETDASGYLWAIDVPPQVDYGSMRDALLRVAGEGKIGIEEGALATAHRRGLG, from the coding sequence ATGAGCTCAGGGAGCACCTCGAACCCCGGCGACGCCGGGTCAGTGGCGGAAGGTGAGCCTGAAAGGTTGTACAAAATCGCCTTCGACCTTCCTGATGCGACTGTCGCGTGGGCACGTGCCTCGGTGGAGCGGCTCTGGGCTGGAAAGACCTTGGTGAAGCTGGAGGTCCAGATCAGGAACACCCCGTTCTACGTGAAAGGCATCGCTTTCGGGGACGTGGTGCGGGTCAGAGCGGATCATGAGCGTAGGGAGTTCGTGTTCGAGGAGTTCGTGTCGGAGTCCGGGCACTCGACGGTCCGCATCATCCTCAAGGAGGACGATGCGGAGGAGATGGCAGACGCCCTGCTCCGCAGCTTCGGCTGTTCCTGGGAGACCGACGCGTCGGGATACCTGTGGGCGATCGACGTGCCGCCGCAGGTCGATTACGGCTCCATGAGGGATGCTCTCCTTCGTGTTGCGGGTGAAGGCAAGATCGGTATCGAAGAGGGTGCGCTTGCGACGGCTCACCGCCGTGGGCTCGGATAG
- a CDS encoding GNAT family N-acetyltransferase, translating into MPDGIEVRSARPDDFDRIVGVVDDWWGRPASRDLTRLFLSHFFATSLVAEADGDLAGFVIGFLSPSEPDEAYIHFTGVAPRWRRTGLGRDLYERFFTTARAHGRTTVRAITSPRNTTSIRFHESMGFTSSEPIRDYDGPTLDRVTFVRHLDPAQPRQPGRSTP; encoded by the coding sequence ATGCCCGACGGGATCGAGGTCCGCAGCGCGAGGCCGGATGACTTCGACCGCATCGTCGGCGTGGTCGACGACTGGTGGGGCCGACCCGCGTCGCGCGACCTCACGAGGCTGTTCCTCAGCCACTTCTTCGCGACCAGCCTGGTGGCGGAGGCCGACGGGGACCTGGCGGGCTTCGTGATCGGCTTCCTGTCCCCGTCCGAGCCGGACGAGGCGTACATCCACTTCACCGGCGTCGCGCCGAGGTGGCGGCGGACCGGGCTCGGCCGGGACCTGTACGAGCGGTTCTTCACGACGGCCCGCGCGCACGGCCGTACGACGGTGCGGGCGATCACCTCGCCGCGGAACACGACCTCGATCAGGTTCCACGAGTCGATGGGGTTCACCAGCTCCGAGCCGATCCGGGACTACGACGGCCCCACCCTCGACCGGGTGACCTTCGTCCGACACCTCGACCCCGCTCAGCCCCGGCAGCCCGGCCGCTCCACGCCTTGA
- a CDS encoding phosphotransferase: MPLDALPDWLPAWCADRLGDEPVDVLFTRQGMSAVFGLRLAGGRDAVVKAREDDGRAASCVAAQARLAERGFPCARPLTPAVRVGALAVHAEEFRPGGEPLPGDSPEVAVRCAAVFARLVAELAEVSVAPPLPNPRWVRWDHTGPGLWPAIGFLDDRDQRAVPAHVLDAARRARARLLAADLPRVLGHADFEAQNLRWRDGEVLVVHDWDSLAWQPEAALVGAASGAYASHSPPTLAPIAGSAAFLAAYQDFRGRRFTAAELAVAWAASLWPAVHNARWEALHGTTPLCCDAVRAQAAERLRLAGGAGSVSGSARR, from the coding sequence GTGCCGTTGGACGCTCTGCCGGACTGGCTGCCGGCCTGGTGCGCGGACCGCTTGGGTGACGAGCCGGTCGACGTGCTGTTCACGCGGCAGGGGATGTCGGCGGTGTTCGGGCTGCGGTTGGCCGGTGGGCGGGACGCCGTGGTGAAGGCGCGCGAGGACGACGGCCGGGCCGCGTCGTGCGTGGCCGCGCAGGCCCGGTTGGCGGAGCGCGGGTTCCCGTGCGCCCGGCCGCTCACGCCCGCGGTCCGCGTCGGCGCGCTGGCCGTGCACGCCGAGGAGTTCCGACCCGGCGGCGAGCCGCTGCCCGGCGACTCGCCCGAGGTCGCGGTGCGCTGCGCGGCGGTGTTCGCGAGGCTGGTGGCCGAACTGGCCGAGGTGTCCGTCGCGCCGCCGCTGCCGAACCCCCGCTGGGTGCGGTGGGACCACACCGGTCCAGGGTTGTGGCCGGCGATCGGGTTCCTCGACGACCGGGACCAGCGCGCGGTGCCCGCGCACGTCCTCGACGCGGCCCGCCGGGCCCGTGCGCGGCTGCTGGCCGCCGACCTGCCGCGCGTGCTGGGCCACGCCGACTTCGAGGCGCAGAACCTGCGCTGGCGCGACGGGGAGGTGCTGGTCGTGCACGACTGGGACAGCCTGGCGTGGCAGCCGGAGGCCGCGCTGGTGGGCGCGGCGTCCGGCGCGTACGCGAGCCACTCGCCGCCGACCCTCGCCCCGATCGCGGGTTCCGCCGCGTTCCTCGCCGCCTACCAGGACTTCCGGGGACGCCGGTTCACCGCGGCGGAGCTGGCGGTCGCGTGGGCGGCCAGCCTGTGGCCGGCGGTGCACAACGCCCGCTGGGAGGCGCTGCACGGCACCACGCCGCTGTGCTGCGACGCCGTCCGCGCGCAGGCCGCCGAACGCCTCCGCCTGGCCGGTGGGGCGGGGTCCGTCAGCGGCTCCGCCCGGCGTTGA
- a CDS encoding RNA polymerase sigma factor produces the protein MDEVLLRSLTPGVLAVLVRRGADFAAAEDAVQDALVEALRAWPADPPHDPKGWLVTVAWRRFLDAARADAARRRREDAVSADPAVPAPGSGAAVDDTLQLYFLCAHPSLTPSSAVALTLRAVGGLTTRQIADAYLVPEATMAQRISRAKRTVAGVRFDRPGDVATVLRVLYLVFNEGYSGDVDLAVEAIRLTRQLAAAIDHPEVAGLLALMLLHHARRAARTNPDGGLVPLAEQDRGRWDTSAIAEGVDILQAALARDRLGEFQAQAAIAALHADAPTAEETDWVQIVEWYDELARLTDNPVVRLNRAVAVGEADGPRAGLAALAELDDSLPRYAAVAAYLHERDGDLATAARRYAEAARKASNLAERDHLTRQAARLNTRLNAGRSR, from the coding sequence GTGGACGAGGTACTGCTCCGGAGCCTCACCCCGGGTGTGCTCGCCGTCCTCGTCCGCCGCGGAGCCGACTTCGCGGCGGCCGAGGACGCCGTGCAGGACGCGCTGGTCGAGGCGCTCCGCGCCTGGCCGGCCGACCCGCCGCACGACCCGAAGGGCTGGCTGGTCACCGTGGCCTGGCGCCGGTTCCTCGACGCGGCCCGCGCGGACGCGGCCCGCCGCAGGCGCGAGGACGCCGTCAGCGCCGACCCCGCGGTGCCGGCGCCCGGCTCCGGCGCCGCGGTGGACGACACGCTCCAGCTCTACTTCCTGTGCGCGCACCCGTCGCTGACGCCGTCGTCCGCGGTGGCGCTCACGCTGCGCGCCGTCGGCGGGCTGACCACGCGCCAGATCGCCGACGCCTACCTGGTGCCCGAGGCGACGATGGCGCAGCGCATCAGCCGGGCCAAGCGCACCGTCGCCGGCGTGCGGTTCGACCGGCCCGGCGACGTCGCCACCGTGCTGCGCGTCCTCTACCTGGTCTTCAACGAGGGCTACTCGGGCGACGTCGACCTGGCCGTCGAGGCGATCCGGCTCACCCGGCAGCTCGCGGCGGCGATCGACCACCCCGAGGTGGCGGGGCTGCTCGCCCTCATGCTGCTCCACCACGCCCGGCGCGCGGCCCGGACCAACCCCGACGGCGGCCTGGTGCCGCTCGCCGAGCAGGACCGCGGCCGGTGGGACACCTCGGCGATCGCCGAGGGCGTCGACATCCTCCAGGCGGCCCTCGCCCGCGACCGGCTGGGCGAGTTCCAGGCGCAGGCGGCCATCGCGGCGCTGCACGCCGACGCGCCCACCGCCGAGGAGACCGACTGGGTGCAGATCGTCGAGTGGTACGACGAACTCGCGCGCCTGACCGACAACCCGGTCGTGCGGCTCAACCGCGCGGTGGCCGTCGGCGAGGCGGACGGGCCGCGCGCCGGGCTGGCGGCACTCGCCGAGTTGGACGACTCGCTGCCCCGTTACGCGGCGGTGGCGGCGTACCTGCACGAACGCGACGGTGACCTGGCGACGGCGGCGCGGCGGTACGCCGAGGCGGCGCGGAAGGCGTCCAACCTCGCCGAACGCGACCACCTGACCCGTCAGGCCGCTCGGCTCAACACCCGGCTCAACGCCGGGCGGAGCCGCTGA
- a CDS encoding YciI family protein, which produces MAKYLLLKHYRGAPEAVNCVPMDQWTPEEVTAHVQFMRDFASRLEQTGEFVDAQALAPEGTYVRYDGEGRPPVTDGPFPETKDLIAGWMVIDVDSYERAVELAGELSAAPGAGGEPIHEWLELRPFLTEPPTVTE; this is translated from the coding sequence ATGGCCAAGTACCTGCTGCTCAAGCACTACCGCGGCGCGCCGGAGGCGGTCAACTGCGTGCCGATGGACCAGTGGACGCCGGAGGAGGTCACCGCGCACGTGCAGTTCATGCGCGACTTCGCGTCCCGGCTGGAGCAGACGGGCGAGTTCGTCGACGCCCAGGCGCTCGCGCCCGAGGGCACGTACGTCCGGTACGACGGCGAGGGTCGCCCGCCGGTCACCGACGGCCCGTTCCCCGAGACCAAGGACCTCATCGCCGGCTGGATGGTGATCGACGTCGACAGCTACGAGCGCGCGGTCGAGCTGGCCGGCGAGCTGTCGGCCGCGCCCGGCGCGGGCGGCGAGCCGATCCACGAGTGGCTGGAGCTGCGCCCGTTCCTCACCGAGCCGCCCACCGTCACGGAGTGA
- a CDS encoding ricin-type beta-trefoil lectin domain protein, with product MTNRFAGAALGLLVAAGLVAVVPASAVSSGTTVPEGQLTHLAKVELPGKACSGALVGPQWVVTAAGCFAPADGATPPPGTRVVLGAETAEVAGLVRREDRDVVLLELATPVTGATPLGVGAAPEQGTAVKAAGFGRTASEWVPLRPSVAPFTVTATTATTLAMTNADGKDLCKGDAGGPVTREVDGRLELVGVNSTSWQHGCLGETGTRQGSTASRVDDLAGWIKDTVDPSRARFGPVKVGNLCLEVADGRTEEGAAVRIADCAAPGTPRQSFTTGPEGTLRVLGKCLDAAGPVSSWGMKHVRLLTCDGSDQQKWQAGQNRSLVSPWNRFCLDGTANTAGSGVTTNPCHGQANQQWTAPARFARLGSLVGDGGLCLDVTGGNAADGALLRTADCITPAYAPTAARQVVTSAPDGTLRVFDKCLDAGSTTVQLRTCDGTDRQKWTARPDLGYASAVNGRCLDAARDRDATTTECAGGATQRWTPRPVQPIKGGSDRLVRGERLSAGQSKWSPDGRFRLTMQPDGNLVLYAQADGAALWSSVTWGSGATHAILQPDGNLVVYTAAGEAKWHTWTFGTAAERFVVQSDSNIVLYGPDATPYWHRWK from the coding sequence GTGACGAACAGGTTCGCGGGCGCGGCCCTCGGCCTCCTGGTCGCGGCCGGCCTGGTCGCCGTGGTGCCCGCGTCCGCGGTGTCCTCCGGGACCACCGTGCCGGAGGGGCAGCTGACCCACCTCGCCAAGGTCGAACTGCCGGGCAAGGCGTGCTCGGGCGCCCTGGTCGGCCCGCAGTGGGTCGTCACGGCCGCCGGCTGCTTCGCCCCGGCCGACGGCGCGACGCCGCCGCCGGGGACGAGGGTGGTGCTCGGCGCGGAGACCGCCGAGGTGGCGGGCCTGGTCCGCCGCGAGGACCGCGACGTGGTGCTGCTCGAACTCGCGACACCCGTCACCGGCGCGACACCGCTCGGCGTCGGGGCGGCCCCGGAGCAGGGCACCGCGGTGAAGGCGGCCGGGTTCGGCCGCACGGCGAGCGAGTGGGTGCCCCTCCGCCCGTCCGTCGCGCCGTTCACGGTCACCGCGACCACCGCCACGACCCTGGCGATGACCAACGCGGACGGGAAGGACCTCTGCAAGGGCGACGCGGGTGGGCCGGTGACGCGCGAGGTCGACGGCCGGCTGGAGCTGGTCGGCGTCAACAGCACGTCGTGGCAGCACGGCTGCCTCGGCGAGACCGGCACGCGGCAGGGCAGCACCGCGAGCCGCGTGGACGACCTCGCCGGCTGGATCAAGGACACCGTCGACCCGAGCCGCGCGCGCTTCGGGCCGGTGAAGGTCGGCAACCTGTGCCTGGAGGTCGCCGACGGCCGCACCGAGGAGGGCGCGGCCGTCCGGATCGCCGACTGCGCCGCGCCCGGCACGCCGCGGCAGTCGTTCACCACGGGCCCGGAGGGCACGCTGCGGGTGCTCGGCAAGTGCCTGGACGCCGCGGGCCCGGTGTCCTCCTGGGGCATGAAGCACGTCCGCCTGCTGACGTGCGACGGTTCCGACCAGCAGAAGTGGCAGGCCGGCCAGAACCGCTCGCTGGTGTCGCCGTGGAACCGGTTCTGCCTGGACGGCACCGCGAACACGGCGGGCAGCGGCGTGACCACGAACCCGTGCCACGGCCAGGCGAACCAGCAGTGGACCGCGCCGGCGCGGTTCGCCCGGCTGGGCAGCCTGGTCGGTGACGGCGGCCTGTGCCTGGACGTCACGGGCGGCAACGCGGCCGACGGCGCGCTCCTGCGCACGGCGGACTGCATCACGCCCGCCTACGCGCCGACCGCCGCGCGCCAGGTCGTCACCTCCGCGCCCGACGGCACGCTGCGCGTGTTCGACAAGTGCCTGGACGCCGGCTCGACGACCGTGCAGCTGCGCACGTGCGACGGCACGGACCGGCAGAAGTGGACGGCACGGCCCGATCTCGGCTACGCGTCCGCGGTGAACGGCCGCTGCCTGGACGCGGCCCGCGACCGCGACGCCACCACGACCGAGTGCGCCGGCGGCGCCACGCAGCGGTGGACCCCGCGACCGGTGCAGCCGATCAAGGGGGGCAGCGACCGGCTGGTGCGCGGCGAACGCCTCTCCGCCGGCCAGTCCAAGTGGTCGCCGGACGGCCGCTTCCGCCTGACCATGCAGCCGGACGGTAACCTGGTGCTCTACGCGCAGGCGGACGGCGCCGCGTTGTGGAGCAGCGTCACCTGGGGCTCCGGCGCGACCCACGCGATCCTCCAGCCCGACGGCAACCTGGTCGTCTACACCGCCGCCGGTGAGGCCAAGTGGCACACGTGGACCTTCGGCACCGCGGCCGAGCGGTTCGTCGTGCAGAGCGATTCGAACATCGTCCTCTACGGCCCCGACGCGACGCCGTACTGGCACCGCTGGAAGTGA
- a CDS encoding spermidine synthase produces MESREAVDRQVKFGAARLAPGPYRPTGWLLTVDGTLQSFVDLADPTYLHMPYTTWLARVLDLHWPAGEPVRAVQVGGGGFTFARYLAATRPGSPQTVYELDGPLVDLVREHLDLDSIADLWVRVEDGEAGIRRTPDATADVVVMDVFRAGTVTIHLAAVEFLREIARVLRPGGLYVGNMWSAADMALPLRAVAALAEVFPHVLLLAEPGLLLGRQAGNVVLAAAGRELPHRELTAWAEAAGNRVFCLSAEQLAELRGVAPPLTADHPAGDVTPVPGGAM; encoded by the coding sequence GTGGAATCCCGCGAGGCCGTGGACCGGCAGGTGAAGTTCGGCGCGGCACGGCTCGCGCCTGGCCCGTACCGCCCGACCGGCTGGCTGCTCACGGTCGACGGCACCCTCCAGTCCTTCGTGGACCTGGCGGACCCGACCTACCTGCACATGCCGTACACCACGTGGCTCGCGCGGGTGCTGGACCTGCACTGGCCCGCGGGCGAGCCGGTGCGCGCCGTCCAGGTCGGCGGAGGTGGTTTCACCTTCGCGCGGTACCTGGCCGCGACCCGCCCCGGCTCGCCCCAGACGGTCTACGAGCTGGACGGCCCGCTGGTCGACCTCGTGCGCGAGCACCTCGACCTGGACTCGATCGCGGACCTTTGGGTGCGCGTCGAGGACGGCGAGGCCGGCATCCGGCGCACCCCCGACGCGACCGCCGACGTGGTGGTCATGGACGTCTTCCGGGCGGGCACCGTGACCATCCACCTGGCCGCCGTCGAGTTCCTGCGCGAGATCGCCAGGGTGCTCCGCCCCGGCGGCCTCTACGTGGGCAACATGTGGTCGGCGGCGGACATGGCCCTGCCGCTGCGCGCCGTGGCGGCCCTCGCCGAGGTGTTCCCGCACGTCTTGCTGCTCGCCGAACCGGGCCTGCTGCTCGGCAGGCAGGCGGGCAACGTGGTCCTGGCCGCCGCCGGCCGCGAGCTGCCCCACCGGGAGCTGACCGCGTGGGCGGAGGCCGCCGGCAACCGCGTGTTCTGCCTCTCCGCCGAGCAGCTGGCGGAGCTGCGCGGCGTGGCGCCCCCGCTGACCGCCGACCACCCGGCGGGCGACGTCACGCCCGTGCCGGGCGGGGCCATGTGA
- a CDS encoding radical SAM protein, whose translation MRLLRGHDSWWCLHGSKIARLPLDAVSTDDPDQPDRPVLVEAARTALRQGGFLAERPRDGYSLTVLTSTRCNLGCGYCFQNVEFADDGNPAPDRIPAAHLSPRTIDDILAFTDRMMGTAGFTKLKVLLFGGEPLLNRTGCLTLLRRAREHGMTSAAMVSNGVLLTARTAGELVDAGLRATQITFDGDRDTHDLIRATRNGRGTFDQILRNIADVSAAVGMAWQFRVNVSHRNAHTVPGLLDRLARHVEPSTAGMHIALVDDVGIGYDNRLRHSADLARQVVGWYRHALDLGFRPRPPRAGFHCEFCTIRSGRTGAVVNADGTLYSCWETVGKADMAVGHVRSGYLAPAELTPRWVTCTYNAAEHGTPEETASFHDAVDAALLDELAARGALPHRRSLPGPAASGAAARPGRRTRVATWNPARPWTGR comes from the coding sequence ATGCGTCTGCTGCGCGGCCACGACTCGTGGTGGTGCCTGCACGGCAGCAAGATCGCCCGGCTGCCCCTCGACGCCGTCTCGACCGACGACCCCGACCAGCCCGACCGGCCCGTCCTCGTCGAGGCGGCCCGGACCGCGTTGCGCCAGGGCGGTTTCCTCGCCGAACGACCGCGCGACGGCTACAGCCTCACCGTGCTGACCAGCACCCGGTGCAACCTGGGCTGCGGCTACTGCTTCCAGAACGTCGAGTTCGCCGACGACGGCAACCCCGCGCCCGACCGGATCCCGGCCGCGCACCTGTCGCCGAGGACGATCGACGACATCCTCGCCTTCACCGACCGGATGATGGGCACAGCGGGGTTCACCAAGCTCAAGGTCCTGCTGTTCGGCGGTGAGCCGCTGCTCAACCGCACGGGCTGCCTCACCCTCCTGCGCCGGGCCCGCGAGCACGGGATGACCTCCGCGGCGATGGTCAGCAACGGGGTGTTGCTGACCGCCCGGACGGCGGGCGAACTCGTCGACGCCGGCCTGCGGGCGACCCAGATCACCTTCGACGGCGACCGCGACACCCACGACCTGATCCGGGCCACCCGCAACGGGCGCGGCACCTTCGACCAGATCCTGCGCAACATCGCCGACGTCTCCGCCGCGGTCGGGATGGCCTGGCAGTTCCGCGTCAACGTGTCGCACCGCAACGCCCACACCGTGCCGGGACTCCTCGACCGGCTCGCGCGCCACGTCGAACCCTCGACCGCCGGCATGCACATCGCGCTGGTCGACGACGTCGGGATCGGCTACGACAACCGGTTGCGCCACTCCGCCGACCTCGCCCGGCAGGTCGTCGGCTGGTACCGCCACGCCCTGGACCTCGGTTTCCGGCCGCGCCCGCCCCGAGCCGGGTTCCACTGCGAGTTCTGCACCATCCGGTCCGGTCGGACCGGGGCGGTGGTCAACGCCGACGGCACCCTCTACAGCTGCTGGGAGACCGTCGGGAAGGCGGACATGGCGGTCGGGCACGTGCGCTCGGGCTACCTCGCGCCCGCCGAGCTGACGCCGCGGTGGGTCACCTGCACCTACAACGCCGCCGAGCACGGCACCCCCGAGGAGACCGCCTCGTTCCACGACGCGGTGGACGCCGCGCTGCTCGACGAGCTCGCGGCGCGCGGCGCGTTGCCGCACCGGCGGTCCCTCCCCGGTCCCGCCGCGTCCGGTGCCGCCGCCCGGCCCGGCCGGAGGACTAGGGTGGCGACGTGGAATCCCGCGAGGCCGTGGACCGGCAGGTGA